The nucleotide sequence CCCACCACCCAGCAGCTGGATTCCAACGGGAGTTGCGGGTGGGGGCGGAACCGGCTGCGGTCTGGGGGCGGGGCGTCCGGGCGCGGGGCGGGGCTGGCGGGAATGTGCGCACCCCCGCGCGTGGCCCCGCCCGAGCATCCCGCGCCGACGGGGCTGTACCGGAGCTGCTGTTCAGTGCTGCAGGCGCGCGTCATGGCTGCTTTGAGACAGCCCCAAGTCGCGGAGCTGCTGGCCGAGGCCCGGCGAGCCTTCCGGGAGGAGTTCGGGGCCGAGCCCGAGCTGGCCGTGTCCGCGCCGGGCCGCGTCAACCTCATCGGGGAACACACGGACTACAACCAGGGCCTGGTGCTGCCTATGGTGAGGGGCTGCGCGGCGAGCCCCCAGCCCGCCGCCGCCTGTCCCGGCCGCCGAGGAGGGCGGGCCTCGGGGGCGCTGGGGGCGAGTTCTTCCCGCGGGAGATGTGGGGCGGGCAGCTGCGCCTGGAGCAACGGCGCACGGAAGAGTCCCCGGGACGGGCTGTTCCCCACGTTGGAAGGGAGGAAGCGAGGAAGTGGCTGGGAGAGGGTGCGCGGCCGCCTCTTCGCTCAAGCccgccctctgtgggctgcggCTCCTGGCCTTCAACCTGGGAGCATGTTCCCCTTAAACTGAGGCCCTGTGTGCCACGCAGAAGGGGACACTCCACGCCTCTGGCCACCGTGGGGCCCCAACTGCAGACTTGGGCGAACGTAGCCTTCTGGCCCAGCCCGTTCAATTCacagtggaggaaactgaggcccagagaggcccaGTGAACTGCTGGAGGTCACAGCAGGTTCTTGGCGGGGCTGCGACTTGGGAGTGAGGACTCCCAGCTTTCAGTGTGTGGCGCTTTCCGCCCCATATGTAGCTTGGGGAGTGCACAGGTACAGAGTGTCCAGGGCCACCCCAAAATGTAAAGGCTTTGGAGCTCCAGTGATCTGTTTTCCCTTTGGGCTAGCTCTCCCCCTTGCCCCACAGCTCAGGGCAGAGTCCAGGTCTGTGCTCCAGCAGCAGCCGCCCCGCCCCTGAAGACCCAGGGGGGCAGGGCTCAAGCCCCCAAGGCCAGCTGGCCCTCAGGATCTTCCCTGCGAAGCTGAACCTGGAAGTTCAGAACCTGATGACTGCGGAGGCATCAGAACCTCGGCTGGAGGCGGTGCCATTGGAGGGGCTTACTCCATCAGCCTGCGAAAGCCTCACCCACTGCTTGTCTGTCCTGCCAGGCCCTGGAGCTCGTGACGGTGGTGGTGGGCAGCCCCCGCAAGGACGGGCTGGTGTCTCTCCTCACCACCTCTGAGGGTGCCGATGAGCCCCAGCGGCTGCAGTTTCCACTGCCCACAGCCCAGCGCTCGCTGGAGCCTGGGACCCCTCGGTGGGCCAACTATGTGAAGGGAGTGATTCAGTACTACCCAGGTATGGGGCCCAGGCCTGAGCCAAGTCCTCACCGATACTAGGAGTGCCACCTCACAGCCACAGAGCCCATTCATTTGTCTGATACACTGTGGGGAAGACTCGCAGAGTGGAGCATCCcgttgtacagatgaggaaactgatgcccCCAGAAGGTCGGGAACTTGCCCTGGGTTTCCCATGACCTGATTggaggagccaggattcaaaccctaGCCTTTTTTCCCTCCAGAGCCCTAAACCAGGAGGACAATTAGAAGTGTCCCAGCAACCTCAGAGGGTGGGAAAATGGAGGGCAGTGGGTCCCTTAGACCAGCAGGTTGGTGGCTTCTGACAACTGAGACACGTACCCTAGAAACAGCTGCTAGGCCGTTGCTGCCCTTCCCACCAGGACACATGCCCTTCCTGTGCCATCCTCCCAGGCAGCCCTCTTACCATCACCTGTTCTTTCCCCTGCAGCTGCCCCCCTCCctggcttcagtgcagtggtggtCAGCTCAGTGCCCCTGGGGGGTGGCCTGTCCAGCTCAGCATCCTTGGAAGTGGCCATGTACACGTTCCTCCAGCAGCTCTGTCCAGGTACCAGCTAGGCCGCAGCCCTGACCCAGCCCTCCTTCCCTGAGGTCTCCAGGTGGTCCCAGCTTCTACTATGCCTTATGGAGGGGGTGGCAGGGAATCTCTGGAGTGTCATTGGAGCCACTGCTGCTCCCACCAGCCCTAGCCTCCCCACCTCACCCTGTACTACAGACTCGGGCACAATAGCTGCCCGCGCCCAGGTGTGTCAGCAGGCTGAGCACAGCTTCGCAGGGATGCCCTGTGGCATCATGGACCAGTTCATCTCACTCATGGGACAGAAGGGCCACGCGCTGCTCATTGACTGCAGGTTGGGCTCGCTCCCCTCGTCCCCTCCCGCCCTGCACTCAGGTCCTCCTGGGTGGAGTATGCCCACTGCCTGGCGCAGCAAGTACACGCTGGGCCTTGTCATCTCCCCCATTGTAACTCCACCCCAGGtccttggagaccagcctggtgccACTCTCAGACCCCAAGCTGGCCGTGCTCATCACCAACTCTAACGTCCGCCACTCCCTGGGCTCCAGTGAGTACCCTGTGCGGCGGCGCCAGTGTGAAGAAGTGGCCCAGGCGCTGGGCAAGGAAAGCCTCCGGGAGGTGCAGCTGGAAGAGCTAGAGGGTGAGAACTGCCGGGGTGCTCTGTCCTGGAGGCGGCTGTGCTCCCTGCTGGCGCCTCAGTGTGGCCTTGACCCTGCCTGGGATCCCGATCTCCAGGGCCTTCTGCCATGCTCTCCCCAGTCCCTTCAAACGCTGCAAACCCAGGGTTCCAACCTCAGCAGGGCTGCTTGAAATCCTAAAATGGTCTTATCTAATCAGAAAAATCATATTTCCATTGtggaaaatgtagaaaagtacaaagtagaaaataataagcTATAAGGCCACTACCCAGAGACAGCCACTGTTGACATTTTCACATGtttcctttcagtatttttccACATCTGTTTTCAAAGCTGAGTATATGTAATATGTCATCACTTgcccccccaccctgccccctttttttttaagaggcagggtcttgttctgttgcccaagctggagtgtagtggtgtgatcatagcttactgcaaatttgaactcttgggctcaagggatcctcccagctcagccttccaagtagctgagattacaggtgtgccaccatgcccggctcatttttatttttgtaaagacagggtcttgcaatgttgcccgggctgatcttgaactctggcctcaggtggtcctcctgccttggcctcccaaagtgttgggattataggcatgagccactgggcccagcctacttgccatgtttttttgttttgttttgttttttgttttggacacagagtttcagtcttgttacccaggctggagtgcaatggtgcagtttcagctcactgcaacctctgcctgccaggttcaagcgattctcctgcctcagccaccagagtagctgggactacaggcaccgccactacgcctggaacattttttgtatttttagtagagactggggtttcaccatattggccaggctggtctcaaatgcctgacctcaggtgatcctcctgcctcagcctcccaaagtgctgggattacaggtgtgagccaccgcaccggcttttttttttttttttcaacttaacGTAATCTCAGaaccctatcttttttttttgagacggagtctcactctgtctcccaggctggagtgcagtggcgcgatctccactcactgcaagctccgcctcccgggttcacgccattctcctgcctcagcctcccgtgtggctgggactacaggtgcccgccaccgcgcccggctaatttttgtatttttagtatagacggggtttcaccatgttagtcaggatggtctcgatctcctgacctcgtgatccgcccatctcggcctcccaaagtgctgggattacaggcgtgagcccccgcgcccggcctcagaacCCTATCTTATGCCACAAAAGGCCCATCTCAgtgtggctttttcttttttttatgagagagagtctcgctctgttgcccaggctggcgtgcagtggcaccatctcagctcactgcaacctccgcctcctgggttcaaatgattctcctgcctcagcttcctgagtagctgggattactggcacccactaccatgcccagtcaagttttatatttttagtagagacagggtttcacgttgaccaggctggtctcgaaccctgacctcgtgatctgcctgccttggcctcccaatgtgctgggattacaggtgtgagccaccgtgcctggcctcagtgtGGCTCTTTAAAGCTCCACAATATTTCAGCATTCAGGTGCCCTGTCATTTACTTAACTATTTTCTGATATACCTCACACTGTGatgaactttttaaataattttttatatttatttatttatttatttatttgagacggagtctcgctctgtcacccaggctggagtgcagtggcacgatctcgctcactgcaacctctgcctcccaggttcaagtgattctcctgcctcagcctcctgagtcgctgatattagaggcatgcgccaccatgcccggctaatttttgtaattttagtagagatgaagtttcaccatgttggtcaggctggtcttgaactcctgacctcgtgatccgccagcctcagcctcccaaagtgctgggattataggcatgagccactgcgcctggccatctttttttattttttaaagagatgggttctgctatgctgcccaggctggacctgaactcttgggctcaagtcatctcacctagtctcctgggtagctgcgACTAAAGGCACCCGGTTTAtctgcattctcttttttttatttgagactgagtcttgctctgtagcccaggctggagcacagtggcataatctcgattcacggcaacctctgtcttcagggttcaagcaattctcctgcctcagcctctcgagtagctgggactacaggcgcgtgccaccacagccagctaatttttttttgtgtgtgtatttttagtagagatggggtttcactatattggccaggctggttttggactcctgacctcaagtgatccgcctgtctcggccttccaaagtgctgggattacaggcacaggcgtgagtcaccacgcctgtcCTATCTGCATTCTCTTAATAGTTTCTTAGGAATGGATTCTTAGGAGTAGGATTATAGAGTCAAGAGACACAAAtattctaggctgggtgcggtggctcacgtctgtgcctgtaatcccagcactttaggaggccaaggtgggcagcttgattgagctcaggaattcgagaccagcctgggcaacatggtgaaaccccatctctaaaaaaatacaaaaattaaaccaggcgtggtggtgtgtgcctgtagtcctagctactaaggaggctggggtgggaggatcgcttgagcccaggaggttgaggctgcagtgagctgtgattgcaccactgcaccccaacctgggccacagagtgagaccctgtctccaaaataaaaaagatacaagtATCCTTAAAGCTCCTGCTACCCATGGCCAGGAAGATAGTCTATTGGACAGTTTTAAGGTCATATCAATATTATTTAATTCCCCCCAAAACTCTGTAAAGCACATTCTGTTACCATAATTCTCATATTTTTGATGGGGGAATCTACAGTGAGAGGCAGTGCTGGGATCTGAACCCTATCTGGACAGATTAGCTCCAGGGCCCATGCCCTTGACTGCCTGGCCATGCTGCCCACACTGAGTTGTTCCTTCCTGGCAGTGTAGGTGTGCCTATCTCAGGGACATCAGACAGCTCCGAGGGACCTCCCTGTCCTTTTTCTTTGTGAACTGTGTCACGTTCTCCAGAGCAGCGctcagccctgccctgcctgctCTGTGCAGATGATCTTGGCCAAGGTTTTCACACTGGAACAAGTTgggccctcctccccaccccagcctccccttGCCCCTCCTCCAGGTCTCCTGCCTAGGAGCAGCTTGCCCTGTCTCCTCCAGAGTCCTGCCCTAGAAGCCCCAATCCCTCTCCTTCCATCCCCTGCCTGGCTGCCTGGCTCCTTCCCTCAGCCTCCAAGACATGCTCAGTGTTCTTCCCGCCTAAAACACTGCCCACTGTCTCATttccattcatttctttcttttttttttttttttttgagagggagcctcactctgtcacccaggctggagtgcagtggcatgacctccaCTCAccgcaccctctgcctcccaggttgaagcaattctcctgcctcagcctcctgagtagctgggattacaggtgtctgccacgatgcctggctaatttttgtatttttattagagacggggtttcgccatgttggccaggctggtctggagctcctgacctcaggcaatccgcccgccttggccttccaaagtgctgggattacaggcgtgagccaccgcgcccgctcATTCATTTCTTAGTCCTTTGCATCTACTTGCCCCTCTATCCCGCCATGCCACCTATAATAAGCTTCCCCCTTAAACCTGCGggtttggctgggcgcagtacACTGAGTCAGTACCGGTACTGACCCAGGTacccctccagcctcagctccagCCAGATGGGATGGCCTGCTGGTCCCTGGCTGCTCCTGCCCCCTCTTCTGGAGTCCCAGTCCTCGAGGCTCCATGTAGCTCAGCAGAATTTCT is from Macaca thibetana thibetana isolate TM-01 chromosome 16, ASM2454274v1, whole genome shotgun sequence and encodes:
- the GALK1 gene encoding galactokinase, encoding MCAPPRVAPPEHPAPTGLYRSCCSVLQARVMAALRQPQVAELLAEARRAFREEFGAEPELAVSAPGRVNLIGEHTDYNQGLVLPMALELVTVVVGSPRKDGLVSLLTTSEGADEPQRLQFPLPTAQRSLEPGTPRWANYVKGVIQYYPAAPLPGFSAVVVSSVPLGGGLSSSASLEVAMYTFLQQLCPDSGTIAARAQVCQQAEHSFAGMPCGIMDQFISLMGQKGHALLIDCRSLETSLVPLSDPKLAVLITNSNVRHSLGSSEYPVRRRQCEEVAQALGKESLREVQLEELEAARELVSKEGFRRARHVVGEIQRTAQAAAALRRGDYRAFGRLMVESHRSLRDDYEVSCPELDQLVEAALAVPGVYGSRMTGGGFGGCTVTLLEASAAPHAMQHIQEHYGGTATFYLSQAADGAKVLRL